The following proteins are encoded in a genomic region of Syntrophales bacterium:
- a CDS encoding BglII/BstYI family type II restriction endonuclease, translated as MKIIETYSHLNGLEFLIVHRPKLWNEIKNVIDLVNADACKTKVSKEKTMKGKLLYSPIDMNSAFSKLLRANKWEESRVSYWVTKNEKLIRKTLTIPSEEQKKEIEAAGEIPIFSYNQTDFVKDRVAVEVQFGKYSFVAYDLFVKHLAFYVGDRIDVGVEILPMKSLQAHMSSGVGYYEGELYNIVRQGRGVPAVPLIIIGIAP; from the coding sequence ATGAAGATTATCGAAACATACTCACATCTGAATGGTTTGGAGTTCTTGATAGTTCACAGACCAAAATTATGGAATGAAATCAAAAATGTTATTGATCTCGTAAATGCAGATGCCTGTAAAACTAAAGTATCTAAAGAAAAAACTATGAAAGGTAAACTGCTTTACAGCCCGATCGATATGAATTCAGCCTTTTCGAAATTACTTCGCGCTAATAAATGGGAGGAAAGCAGAGTCAGTTATTGGGTTACCAAGAACGAAAAACTGATTCGGAAAACTCTCACAATACCTTCCGAAGAACAAAAGAAAGAAATTGAGGCGGCGGGTGAAATACCAATTTTCAGTTACAATCAAACGGACTTCGTGAAGGATCGTGTTGCAGTCGAAGTTCAATTTGGCAAATATTCATTTGTGGCCTACGACCTCTTTGTAAAACATCTTGCCTTTTACGTCGGCGACCGTATTGATGTCGGCGTAGAAATTCTACCAATGAAATCCCTCCAAGCGCACATGAGTTCCGGTGTCGGCTATTACGAAGGCGAGCTTTACAATATCGTCAGACAGGGACGAGGTGTCCCGGCAGTGCCGTTGATTATTATTGGGATTGCACCATAA